The DNA segment GGGCTCCTTACCGCAGGCCCCGAGCAGTGCCAGAAACAGCAAGCCCGATAGCCACTTCAACCGCCTCCCTGGGATTGTCTGCCTGCCTGATATCGGTTGATACATCCCAAGTTTTAATCCCTATGACCGGAATTTCCAATCTGAGAGCGAAGGCAATTTCAGATAATGTACCGAAGCTCCCGCCTATTGCAATGAGCGCGTCGCTCGAGCGTACGACTATTATATTCCTTCCGTGCCCCATGTCGGTTACGATGGGTATATCGATGTAGGGGTTTGCCTCGTGCTTGGATTCTCCGGGGAGGACCCCCACAGTGAGACCCCCTTCGGACTTAGCCCCTTTGCAGGCCGCTTCCATGACGCCTCCGAGCCCGCCGCACAACAGCGTACATTTCCTTCGCGCTATCTCCCTTCCCGTTTCGAATGCTGCGACGTACTCATCCTCGGTAGGCTCGCCCGCTCCTATCACTCCTATTATAATCTCCATGCCTGGCAAGATTATATGCTTTTTCCCTCCGGGACTCAAACGGGACGGGGGAAGGGGGTCCCGGCGGGTACGGGTAATAAAACTTGATTTTGACTCCTTCATCTTATAACTTTTATGGGAAACGGCAAGATATACGGCAAGCTGAAACAGGGGGGAGTCAATGAATATTTTAACAAGAGCTCATGTCTTAATATTGATAAGCTTCTTTTGCCTGAATACGGTTTCTCATGCGGCCGCCCAGCAGAACGCCGACCTCGCCCCTCTCGGGTTCGCTTTCGGCATCTCGGACGACGACGCCGAGGAAATAATCGAGACGAACGGAAAGAGGATCATGGACAACAAGGTCGACTCCAAGAAAATAAGAACTATAGTGATGCAGGGTATGCTTGTCACTCTGCCGCTCGACCTCGAAGGGAGGGACGTCAGCACGGGACTCGAATTCTACGACGACAAGCTCCTTTCTTCTTCGCTTATACTGAACGCGAAGGACGAGTTCGAGGAGTCCCAGCTCCAGAGCGAGTTCATGAAATACCTGACTGAAAAGTACGGCGAGCCCTCGAGCTCGGACAGCATGCTCTATTTCAAGAGCTGGACGTGGAATATCCCGGACGTGAAGCTCGTCTTCCATACGAACCAGAAGAAGAACATGGTCAAGGTCGAATATACTTACGAGCCTTACAACCAGGCCAAGCGCGAGGAGGAGCTCGACAAGCTCCGCGGCACCGAAGAGATAGACCCCGCAAAGCAGATGTTCCTCGACGGGGATTACAGCAAGCCCAAGTATTACGACGAAACCGGACACTGAAGTTTGCCGGCGTTCTACGACATCCCGGCGAGAAGCCGAATCAATACCTTGTGCACCATTTGACGTCTTTTAAATTCTGATGGTCGTCTCTCAATAACCCGTACACGTGCGCCCATTCGTGCTTCAGCACCGGCAGTATCCCTTTTCTGCTGAAAGCCTTGTAGCTCACTATTATCAGTCCGTAATCTCCGTCGTACTCCCCGTTGCAGCTGCCGAAGTAGAACTCGCACCTGAAGGTGCCGTTCACGACAGCGATCGTATACTCCCTCGCCTTCTCTCCGTTGTCCTTTATGCTGAAGCATTCGCTGAATTCCGTGAACTGATAATCCACGTTCTCGAGTATCTCGCTCATATCCGCATTCACGTTCCCGTCCTTGGCTACCCTGAAACCGTATTTCGGGGTCGTTTCCGCGGGGAGCTTCTTCAGCTCCGCCTTGCTCACCTCTTCGGGGTTCATGTTCTGCATGATGAGCCCCATGTTGGCGCACGAGGCTGATGCAAGCATAAGGAGAAAGAGCGCGATGGTCTCTATCTTCGGTCTCATAATCCGATACATAATATAACTCAACGGGGATTGATTGGTGAGGGGGATTCGGGTCCGGCATGAGGTAGATTATCAAGCGTCCTGTGCCTGGTGTAATATAGAATGTATATTCCCGGGCTCAATCCGATGGCCGGTCAAAAACTTGAAGTCAGCTCGTTCAGAAGGCTCCTCGCGTGGTTCGGCACCACACGCCCCGGCGCGTCGCATTATATATTATCCGTCAATTATTGAAGGAGTAGTGACTGATGGAAATTCTATTTTATTTGCAAGACTTATGCGTAGGAGGGGTATTAAGACAGCTCTCCCAACTCGTTGTCAACCTTGACCGCAGGGGACACGGCATATCGGTAGTCGCATTGTATACCTCAGATGCGGATTGGGAGCATCTGTGGAGCGCCAGGTCCATAAATATTGAAACTCTTTTTTCCATCAAGCCTTACACGGCCGTTCCCGGGCCCATAACATTAATTAAAGCCACATCGAGATTAAGAGAGATAATAAAAAGGGAAAAACCGGAAATTCTGTACTCTTTTGGCGGTCATGCTCCTAGGATTCTTTCGTGGCTTGCTGCGGGAACATTGCCGGATATTAAACTCGTCTGGAGGTACAGGGGCGCTGGTGACAAGCTCTTGCTTCGCAACAACGATCTCAATTATAAAGCCATGTTGTTCATCGAGGAATATATCTCCACCACTGTACCTCTGGCTGTATACAATTCAGATGCGAGTTTCTCTTTTGGTGAAGGGATAAACCATAATTTTAAAAAAAAGCTGGTGATCAAGAACGGATTCGATACCGATAAATTCAAACCCGATCCGGATGCGAGGAATCTGATACGTCGGGAGTGGGGAGTTGCAAAAGATGAAAAGCTTATAGGTATTGTGGGGCGCGTAATTCCCGTCAAGGGGTATGATGTATTTATCAAAGCCGCGGCCTCTGTTCTAAAAATGCGAAAGGATGTACGTTTCGTCTGCGTTGGTAGAGGTGATAAAAGTTATAAGAGGGTT comes from the Thermodesulfobacteriota bacterium genome and includes:
- a CDS encoding TIGR00725 family protein, whose translation is MEIIIGVIGAGEPTEDEYVAAFETGREIARRKCTLLCGGLGGVMEAACKGAKSEGGLTVGVLPGESKHEANPYIDIPIVTDMGHGRNIIVVRSSDALIAIGGSFGTLSEIAFALRLEIPVIGIKTWDVSTDIRQADNPREAVEVAIGLAVSGTARGLR
- a CDS encoding glycosyltransferase, yielding MEILFYLQDLCVGGVLRQLSQLVVNLDRRGHGISVVALYTSDADWEHLWSARSINIETLFSIKPYTAVPGPITLIKATSRLREIIKREKPEILYSFGGHAPRILSWLAAGTLPDIKLVWRYRGAGDKLLLRNNDLNYKAMLFIEEYISTTVPLAVYNSDASFSFGEGINHNFKKKLVIKNGFDTDKFKPDPDARNLIRREWGVAKDEKLIGIVGRVIPVKGYDVFIKAAASVLKMRKDVRFVCVGRGDKSYKRVLEDLSRELKLSTYLVWAGVRSDMTSVFNSMDILCSASYAGGFQDVIGEAMACGVPCVVTDVGDSAKIVGDTGIVVPHDKPEMLARGILTMIDRLPEIEPQDIRARIMENFTVVRMVDQTETALRDLLDGA